From the Chloroflexota bacterium genome, the window CCGGCGAGCGGGTGCGCATCACCGAGGGGCCGTTTGCGGATTTCCACGGGATCGTCGACGAGGTCTACCCGGAGAAGGGAAAGGCTCGGGTCCGTGTCTCCTTCTTCAACCGGGAGACGCCCGTGGAGGTGGATTTCTTGCAGCTTGAGCGACAGTAACCCTGCCGCGTGGCGGGATATCGATTCGGTTCGATAGACTGCGTCCATTTCTGTATTCGTTTGGAGATCTCTGATGGCGAAGAAAGTCAAGGCAATCGTAAAGCTACAGGTTCCGGCCGGCAAGGCGAATCCGGCGCCGCCGGTTGGCCCCGCTCTGGGTCAGCACGGCGTGAACATCATGGCCTTTTGCAAGGAGTACAACGCGCGCACGGCCTCCATGGTCGGCGACATCATCCCGGTGGAGATCACCATCTACCAGGATCAGTCGTTCACCTTCGTCCTGAAGACTCCGCCGGCCGCCGAGCTGCTCAAGAAGGCCGCGGGGATTGAGAAGGGCTCACCTGAGCCCAACCGCCAGAAGGTGGGGAAGGTGACGCGATCGCAGATCCGGGAGATCGCCGAGAAGAAGATGAAGGACTTGAACGCCCGGGATATCGAGGCGGCCATGCGCATGATCGAGGGCAGCGCTCGCAGCATGGGCATTCAGGTCGTTGAGGACTGAAGCGGCCTCCGGCCGTGGGAGGGGGTGCCAAGCCCCCGTCAATACCACTAAGGAGTGTAGGATATGCCGAAGCGAGGGAAGAAGTATCGGGCGGTGGCGGAGCTGATCGATCGGGATCGGCTCTACTCGCCCGAGGAAGCGATCGACCTGGTGAAACGGGTCTCTTACACGAACTTCGATGGCACGGTGGAGCTGCACCTCCGCATGGGGGTCGATCCCCGGCATGCGGATCAGCAGGTGCGCGGCGTTGTGGTGTTGCCGCATGGGACGGGCAAGCAGACGCGCGTCCTGGTCTTCGCCGAGGGCGAGGCGGCCCGCATCGCTGAGGAGGCGGGCGCGGATTACGTGGGTAGCGATGAGCTGATCCAGAAGATCCAGAACGGCTGGCTGGATTTCGACCTGGCCGTCGCCGTGCCGCAGGTCATGGGCAAGGTCGGACGTTTGGGGCGGATCCTGGGGCCGCGTGGCCTGATGCCCAGCCCCAGGACGGACACCATCGTCCAGCCGGACGATCTGCCTCGGGTGATCCGAGAGGCGCGCCTGGGGCGTGTGGAATTCCGGGTGGACCGCACCGCGAACATCCACGTGCCCATCGGCAAGGTGAGCTTTGAGAAGGAGCAGCTGCTCGAGAACATGACGACGATGGTGGACGCCATCAACCGGGCCAGACCACCGGCCGCCAAGGGCTCGTATATCCGTAAGGCCTACCTGACGGCCACCATGGCCCCCAGCATCAAGCTGGATCCGGTGCAGGTGGCGGCCATGCGGGTGACATAGCGCCACACGGCGACGTCGCCGGGGTGAGGATACACGGACAATCGCATAGCTCGCTGAAGACAGCAGGTGCGCAAGGGCTTAATCCCGATCAGGGGCCTGCCGAGGCGAAGTGTCGGACATGCGCTTTCGTGTGAGGCGAAAGCGAGATGTTTTGGGCCTTCGTGTCGGCGGCACGAGGGCTTTTTCTTTGGCCATGAGAGCCCGTCCCCGTGGAGCTGGTAGCTGAGGGGCCTTCCTCAACGGCCAGCCCCACAGGGGGAAGTGTGGTGGGGACCTCCCCTCCACGGGAATAATCCCACTTTTCCGACCTGTACCTGCCTTTCTCGGCCCTTCCCGAAGGACTCGGGCCGAGGCCAGGCAGATCGAGGGCAAAAGAAGGGCTTTTTCCGGAGGGGCTCCCCACAGCAGAAGCAACGGCATTTTTCAGCCACACTCTTAGCGCCTGCATGTTCGCGGCGGGGGATGTTCATTCGGAGAGGTCCCCGGCAGGCGTCCCCGATAGCGGATCTGGCCGGGTCAGGCTGGGGGAAGAGGGCGCATCAAGCGGGATCTCCAAAGCATAAGGAGGTGAGGTCATTTGGCTATCACGAAAGAGAAGAAACGGGATCTGGTAGCGAATTATGTGGAGAAGATCGGCCGGGCCGAGATGCTGATCATCGCGGACTACCGTGGCTTGAGCGTGAAGGATATGCAAGAGCTTCGGGGCTCGCTGGCTCCCCATGACGCCGTCCTGCAGGTGGTGAAGAACACGCTGTTCCGGCGGGCCTTGCAGGAGCTGGGCAAGCCGGTCCCCGAGCAGCTTCTGGAGGGGCCGACGGCGGTGGGCTATTGCTTCGGCGATCTGGGGCCGGCCGCCAAGGCGATCAGCGACTTTGAGAAGTCCTCGGATTTCCTGCAGATCCGGGGCGGGCTCTTGGGCGAGCAGATTGTCGATGCGGAGGGCGTTCGGTCGCTGGCCAACCTGCCCCCGCGGGAGGTCCTGCTGTCTCAGGTGCTGGCGGGCATGCAGGGGCCGATCTCCGGCCTGGTCAACGTGCTGGCTGGTACGCTGCGCGGGCTGGTGAACGTGTTGGATGCCCGGCGGCGTCAATTGGAGGAGTCCGCCGCGTGATTCGCGGCAGGCTCACACGACGTTTCACAGCTTTTGTAAGAGAACGTTTTTAACTCAGTAGGGAGGATATACCCATGACGAAGGACGAAATCATCAGCGCGATCGAGCAGATGTCTGTGCTGGAGCTGGCGGAATTGGTGAAGGCGTTGGAGGAGCGCTTCGGCGTCAGCGCGGCCGCTCCCGTGGTCGCGGCCGGCGTCATGCCTGGCGGCGCGGCGGGACAGGCCGAGGAGGTTGAGGAGAAGACCGAGTTCGACGTCATCCTCAAGGAGATCGGCGCCAAGAAGATCAACGTGATCAAGGCCGTGCGCCAGCTTACGCCTCTGGGGCTCAAGGAGGCCAAGGAGCTGGTGGAGAGCGCTCCCACCAAGGTGCTGGAGGGTGTGCCCAAGGAGCAGGCCGAGGAGGCGAAGCAGATCCTGGAGGCCGAGGGCGCTACCGTGGAGATCCAGTAAGATCCACACGGATGCTGCGGATGACCAGGCGGGGCGATCCACGGAGTGTAGGGCGCCCCGCCTTTGTCGTTGTCGGATCGCAGGCCGGGCGTGGGAGCCCGGCCTGCTGGTGGTGGGGATGTACTGTCACACCCCCCAGTCGCGGGCGTATCGGAAGTCGCGGCCGATGGTGCGCCCGCTGAGCTTGGCGATCACGGGGATCGTCCGCTTGTATTGATTGCGTTGCACGATCCGCCACACCCGCTCCAGGAACGCCCGCTCGAACCCCAGCTCCATGGCTTCCTCGATGGTGTATCCCTGATCGAAGAGGAGGAAGAGGGCTCGATCCACCTGCTCGTAGGAGAAGCCCATCTCATCCTCGTCGGTTTGGTCGGGCCATAGATCGGCGGAGGGTGCCTTGGTGCGGATGGGTTCCGGTATGTCCAGGGCCGCCGCCAGCTGGCGCACCTGGGTCTTGTACAGGTCGCCGATGGGATTCACGGCGCACGCGGAGTCCCCATAGAGCGTGGTGTATCCCAACAGGATCTCCGTCTTGTTGCCCGTGCCGACCACCAGGCCGTGCCAGGCCTCCGACAGATCATACAGGATGATCATGCGCTCCCGGGCCATGACGTTCCCGCGCCGTCGTCGGTCCATGTCCGGGAATCGCTCGAAGAGCGGCTCCACCATGGGGGTGATCTCCACCGTCTCACTGGGGACGCCCAGCTGGTCGATGAGGAGTTGGGCGTCGGCCAGGCTGGCCGGGCTTGACGTCCGATAGGGCATGCGCACGGCCAACACATTCTCCGGGCCCAGCGCCAGGGCGGCGAGCGTGCAGGTCAGCGCCGAGTCGATGCCGCCCGAGACTCCGACGACGGCCTTCGTGTATCCCACCTTGGCCAGCTCCTCACGGATGAAGTCCGTCAGGATGCGCTGCACCAGATCGGTATCGATCTCCAGCGCCTTCTGGATATCCATTTTGGCTATCTTCATGATCATCCGACTTGCCTCGCAGTGTCAATCAAGCTTCGGTGATGGCCAGGCCATCGCGAAGATCAGATCATTCACGTTGGTGTTGGTGGGGCCGGTGATGATCAGATCGCCCAGTGCCGAGAAATAGTGATAGGAGTCGTTGTCCGCCAGTGCGGCCTCGGCGTCCAGCCCCAGCGCCTGGCCGGCGCTCAGCGTCTGCCCGGTGGCTACCGCGCCCGCCGCGTCGGTCGGGCCGTCGGTTCCATCCGTCCCCAAGCTGGCGATGGCCACGTCCGGCCAACCGTCCAGCGCCAGCGCGGCCGCCAGCGCCAGCTCCTGATTGCGCCCTCC encodes:
- a CDS encoding NAD+ synthase, whose protein sequence is MDIQKALEIDTDLVQRILTDFIREELAKVGYTKAVVGVSGGIDSALTCTLAALALGPENVLAVRMPYRTSSPASLADAQLLIDQLGVPSETVEITPMVEPLFERFPDMDRRRRGNVMARERMIILYDLSEAWHGLVVGTGNKTEILLGYTTLYGDSACAVNPIGDLYKTQVRQLAAALDIPEPIRTKAPSADLWPDQTDEDEMGFSYEQVDRALFLLFDQGYTIEEAMELGFERAFLERVWRIVQRNQYKRTIPVIAKLSGRTIGRDFRYARDWGV
- a CDS encoding 50S ribosomal protein L10, which gives rise to MTKEKKRDLVANYVEKIGRAEMLIIADYRGLSVKDMQELRGSLAPHDAVLQVVKNTLFRRALQELGKPVPEQLLEGPTAVGYCFGDLGPAAKAISDFEKSSDFLQIRGGLLGEQIVDAEGVRSLANLPPREVLLSQVLAGMQGPISGLVNVLAGTLRGLVNVLDARRRQLEESAA
- the rplK gene encoding 50S ribosomal protein L11 — translated: MAKKVKAIVKLQVPAGKANPAPPVGPALGQHGVNIMAFCKEYNARTASMVGDIIPVEITIYQDQSFTFVLKTPPAAELLKKAAGIEKGSPEPNRQKVGKVTRSQIREIAEKKMKDLNARDIEAAMRMIEGSARSMGIQVVED
- the rplL gene encoding 50S ribosomal protein L7/L12, with protein sequence MTKDEIISAIEQMSVLELAELVKALEERFGVSAAAPVVAAGVMPGGAAGQAEEVEEKTEFDVILKEIGAKKINVIKAVRQLTPLGLKEAKELVESAPTKVLEGVPKEQAEEAKQILEAEGATVEIQ
- a CDS encoding 50S ribosomal protein L1, whose product is MPKRGKKYRAVAELIDRDRLYSPEEAIDLVKRVSYTNFDGTVELHLRMGVDPRHADQQVRGVVVLPHGTGKQTRVLVFAEGEAARIAEEAGADYVGSDELIQKIQNGWLDFDLAVAVPQVMGKVGRLGRILGPRGLMPSPRTDTIVQPDDLPRVIREARLGRVEFRVDRTANIHVPIGKVSFEKEQLLENMTTMVDAINRARPPAAKGSYIRKAYLTATMAPSIKLDPVQVAAMRVT